Proteins from a genomic interval of Cucumis melo cultivar AY chromosome 7, USDA_Cmelo_AY_1.0, whole genome shotgun sequence:
- the LOC103495735 gene encoding ATP-dependent 6-phosphofructokinase 5, chloroplastic, with the protein MGSISHAILPKLASHHQLLHSSSNVLSGFNGDKCFSLSSRKHSGRIFASLDVKDGRKNTAIDFNDPDWKLKYQADFEKRFNLPHITDVFVDALPIPSTFCLKMRTPVSDVFAGGYPSDEEWHGYINNNDRVLLKVINYSSPTSAGAECIDPNCTWVEQWVHRAGPREKIYFKPEEVKAAIVTCGGLCPGLNDVIRQIVITLEIYGVKKIVGIPFGYRGFSDKELTEMPLSRKVVQNIHLSGGSLLGVSRGGPGIDEIVDSLQERGIDMLFVLGGNGTHAGANAIHNECRKRRLKVAVVGVPKTIDNDILLMDKTFGFDTAVEEAQRAINSAYIEAHSAYHGVGIVKLMGRSSGFIAMHAALASGQIDVCLVPEVPFQLHGPHGVLRHIKYLIDTKGSAVVCVAEGAGQNLLQKTNATDASGNIVLSDIGVYIQQEMKKYFKELSVPVDVKYIDPTYMIRACRANASDGILCTVLGQNAVHGAFAGYSGITVGICNTHYVYLPIPEVISYPRLLDPNSRMWHRCLTSTGQPDFI; encoded by the exons ATGGGTTCCATCTCGCACGCGATTCTTCCCAAACTCGCTTCCCATCACCAACTTCTTCACTCTTCCTCCAATGTACTTTCCGGTTTCAATGGCGATAAGTGTTTTAGTCTCAGTTCGAGGAAGCATTCTGGAAGAATCTTCGCCTCTCTTGATGTTAAGGATGGACGCAAGAACACCGCCATTGATTTTAATGATCCCGATTGGAAATTGAAGTACCAGGCGGATTTCGAAAAACGCTTCAATCTCCCCCACATTACCGATGTTTTTGTAGATGCTCTTCCTATTCCTTCTACTTTTTGCCTCAAGATGAG GACACCGGTTTCGGACGTCTTCGCTGGAGGGTATCCGTCGGATGAAGAGTGGCATGGATACATAAACAATAATGATCGCGTACTTCTCAAG GTCATTAATTACTCATCGCCTACGTCCGCCGGTGCTGAGTGCATTGACCCCAATTGTACTTGGGTAGAACAATG GGTTCACCGTGCTGGGCCTCGAGAGAAAATATACTTCAAACCAGAAGAAGTGAAAGCAGCAATTGTGACTTGTGGAGGTCTCTGTCCTGGTCTAAATGATGTTATCAGACAG ATTGTAATCACACTTGAAATTTATGGTGTAAAGAAGATAGTTGGGATTCCCTTTGGATATCGTGGATTCTCTGACAAAGAACTGACCGAAATGCCT CTGTCCAGGAAGGTGGTTCAGAACATTCATCTTTCTGGTGGAAGTTTGTTAGGAGTTTCCCGGGGAGGTCCTGGCATTGACGAAATTGTTGACAGCTTGCAG GAAAGAGGAATTGATATGCTTTTTGTTTTGGGTGGAAATGGCACACATGCTGGGGCTAATGCAATACACAATGAG tgTCGAAAAAGACGGTTAAAGGTGGCTGTGGTTGGTGTTCCAAAGACTATAGACAATGACATCTTATTGATGGATAAAACTTTTGGTTTTGATACTGCTGTTGAAGAAGCACAAAGAGCAATAAACTCCGCCTACATTGAG GCACATAGTGCTTATCATGGAGTTGGCATCGTAAAATTGATGGGTCGCAGCAGTGGATTTATAGCAATGCATGCTGCACTTGCTAGTGGGCAGATTGATGTATGCTTGGTTCCTGAG GTACCTTTCCAATTACATGGCCCCCATGGTGTTCTACGCCATATAAAATATCTGATAGATACAAAGGGGTCTGCTGTGGTCTGTGTGGCTGAGGGAGCAGGACAG AATTTGCTGCAAAAGACAAATGCTACCGATGCTTCTGGGAATATTGTACTGAGTGATATTGGCGTATACATTCAACAAGAG ATGAAGAAATACTTCAAGGAGCTTAGTGTTCCAGTTGATGTGAAATATATTGATCCGACATATATGATACGTGCTTGTCGTGCAAATGCATCTGATGGGATTTTGTGTACTGTATTGGGGCAGAATGCA GTCCATGGCGCATTTGCAGGATACAGCGGTATCACAGTAGGAATCTGCAACACACATTACGTATATCTTCCCATTCCTGAAGTGATTTCGTATCCCAGATTGTTGGACCCAAATAGCCGAATGTGGCATCGATGTCTAACTTCCACAGGTCAACCTGATTTTATCTAA
- the LOC127150380 gene encoding regulatory-associated protein of TOR 1-like has product MTAFVLAVIVDGHRRGQEACIEANLIHVCLKHLQSSTPNDGQTEPLFLQWLCLCLGKLWEDYIDAQIIGLQADAPAVFSSLLAEPQPEVRASAIFALGTLLDVGSDSSRDGVVDDDCDDDEKIRAETSIVGSLLSVVSDGSPLVRAEVAVALARFAFGHNKHLKSIAAAYWKPHCNSLLSSLPSLAHIRSSGTAYTNSNQHMPHGSIVSSQIGPLLRFGNENSTLVRDGRVSTSSPLANTGMMHGSPLSDDSSQHSDSGVLHEDAVSNGTDCDGNIRIWKDYTLKGKQKLVTAFSAIQGHKPGVRSINAVVDWQQQSGYLYASGEISSIMLWDLDKEQLVKSIPSSSDCSISALACLHNAPTCAKSRKGCGDWLSTRT; this is encoded by the exons ATGACTGCATTTGTTTTAGCGGTAATTGTTGATGGGCACAGGCGAGGCCAGGAAGCATGCATCGAAGCTAATTTAATCCACGTCTGTTTAAAGCATCTCCAGAGTTCAACACCAAATGATGGACAAACTGAGCCGCTATTTCTTCAATGGCTTTGTCTTTGTCTTGGAAAACTGTGGGAAGACTACATAGATGCTCAAATCATAGGATTGCAGGCTGATGCCCCTGCTGTGTTTAGTTCTTTATTGGCTGAGCCTCAACCAGAG GTTAGGGCGTCAGCAATTTTTGCACTGGGTACTCTACTTGATGTAGGGAGTGACTCGTCTAGAGATGGTGTTGTCGATGATGATTGTGATGATGATGAAAAAATTAGGGCTGAAACCAGTATTGTTGGAAGTCTCTTAAGTGTTGTTTCGGATGGAAGTCCACTTGTTAGGGCTGAGGTTGCTGTTG CTCTTGCTCGCTTTGCCTTTGGCCACAACAAGCACCTTAAGTCCATTGCTGCAGCATATTGGAAGCCTCACTGTAATTCTTTATTAAGTTCTCTACCCTCTTTGGCTCATATAAGAAGTTCAGGCACTGCCTATACCAATTCAAATCAGCACATGCCTCATGGAAGCATTGTATCCTCCCAAATCGGTCCGTTGTTGAGATTTGGAAATGAAAACTCAACTTTAGTTAGAGATGGAAGGGTTTCCACCAGTAGTCCTCTTGCCAACACGGGAATGATGCATGGATCTCCACTTTCAGATGATTCATCTCAGCATTCAGATTCAGGAGTTTTACATGAAGATGCAGTGAGCAATGGGACCGATT GCGATGGAAATATCCGTATTTGGAAGGATTACACTCTAAAAGGAAAGCAGAAGCTTGTAACTGCTTTCTCGGCAATCCAGGGGCACAAACCTGGTGTTCGTAGTATAAATGCTGTTGTGGACTGGCAACAACAGTCTGGATATCTG TATGCTTCTGGTGAGATATCGTCTATTATGCTATGGGACCTAGACAAGGAGCAGCTCGTTAAATCTATTCCTTCATCATCAGATTGCAGCATCTCAGCATTG GCTTGTCTGCACAATGCGCCCACATGTGCAAAAAGTAGAAAAGGTTGTGGGGATTGGCTTTCAACCCGGACTTGA
- the LOC127150245 gene encoding uncharacterized protein LOC127150245 isoform X1, with product MFVFYMSIVIMSYRRSSFMETDDMFLQFEEDLDNIAGGSSSVGDNTGSSSQQTTPTPRRRAQSRLLELERHVAINGRIPMTIAPGAEKPISPHAVRFSQAIGVCVRKTFPVRCLKWTDVGREYIEVVKGDLQRFFVLDFNDQAMNRFVEHQILTTFKEFRADCHKHFKKYSDPEEARANPPNALVGRDEDWHFLCDHYISRAFQEQSRTNKAARQKQPYNHSSGSKSFLQRQYELAERRGQPVDRVELFRETHVRAGTFVSQAAEDAHNQMLELQSQPTPEGSQPLSEDEICDQVLGRRPGYSKGLGWGPKPKARRTASASSSSTSCSQSTQKEIELQAKLHEALERIEVQDRNHQALASQVEAMKKMIEDLTRAQQGPPHDP from the exons atgtttgttttttatatgtccatagtcattatgtcatatcgacgatcaagttttatggagacggacgatatgttcctccagtttgaggaggatttagataacattgcgggagggtcgtcatctgtgggcgacaatacgg ggtcttcttctcaacaaacgaccccgactcctaggagacgtgcgcagtctcgactcttggagttagagcgccacgttgcaataaatgggcgcattccgatgacgatcgcccctggagcggagaagcctatttctccacacgccgttcgcttcagccaagcgataggcgtgtgcgtgcgaaagacatttcccgtccgctgtcttaagtggacggacgttgggagagaatacattgaggtcgtcaagggcgacctccag cgattctttgtgcttgatttcaacgatcaagcaatgaacaggtttgttgagcatcagatactcacgacctttaaagagttccgggccgactgtcataaacatttcaaaaagtacagcgacccggaggaggctcgtgccaacccaccaaacgcattggttggacgtgatgaggattggcacttcctctgcgaccattatatcagtcgtgcattccag gagcaatcacggacaaacaaggctgctcgacagaagcagccttacaatcatagtagcgggtcgaagtcgtttctacaacgacagtatgagctcgctgaaagaagagggcagccggtcgatcgtgtggaattgttccgggaaacacacgttcgagctgggacattcgtgtcgcaggccgccgaggatgcgcat aatcaaatgctggaactccaatcacagcctaccccagagggtagtcagccactctctgaggatgagatatgcgatcaggtgttgggtcgacgaccaggctactcaaaaggccttggttggggacccaagccgaaggcccgcagaacggcaagtgcaagcagttcgtcgacatcttgttcgcagtccacacaaaaagagattgaattacaagctaaacttcatgaagctttggaacggattgaagtacaagatagaaatcaccaagcattagcttcacaagtggaagctatgaaaaagatgattgaagacctaactcgtgcacaacagggaccaccacatgatccctag
- the LOC127150245 gene encoding uncharacterized protein LOC127150245 isoform X2, producing MSYRRSSFMETDDMFLQFEEDLDNIAGGSSSVGDNTGSSSQQTTPTPRRRAQSRLLELERHVAINGRIPMTIAPGAEKPISPHAVRFSQAIGVCVRKTFPVRCLKWTDVGREYIEVVKGDLQRFFVLDFNDQAMNRFVEHQILTTFKEFRADCHKHFKKYSDPEEARANPPNALVGRDEDWHFLCDHYISRAFQEQSRTNKAARQKQPYNHSSGSKSFLQRQYELAERRGQPVDRVELFRETHVRAGTFVSQAAEDAHNQMLELQSQPTPEGSQPLSEDEICDQVLGRRPGYSKGLGWGPKPKARRTASASSSSTSCSQSTQKEIELQAKLHEALERIEVQDRNHQALASQVEAMKKMIEDLTRAQQGPPHDP from the exons atgtcatatcgacgatcaagttttatggagacggacgatatgttcctccagtttgaggaggatttagataacattgcgggagggtcgtcatctgtgggcgacaatacgg ggtcttcttctcaacaaacgaccccgactcctaggagacgtgcgcagtctcgactcttggagttagagcgccacgttgcaataaatgggcgcattccgatgacgatcgcccctggagcggagaagcctatttctccacacgccgttcgcttcagccaagcgataggcgtgtgcgtgcgaaagacatttcccgtccgctgtcttaagtggacggacgttgggagagaatacattgaggtcgtcaagggcgacctccag cgattctttgtgcttgatttcaacgatcaagcaatgaacaggtttgttgagcatcagatactcacgacctttaaagagttccgggccgactgtcataaacatttcaaaaagtacagcgacccggaggaggctcgtgccaacccaccaaacgcattggttggacgtgatgaggattggcacttcctctgcgaccattatatcagtcgtgcattccag gagcaatcacggacaaacaaggctgctcgacagaagcagccttacaatcatagtagcgggtcgaagtcgtttctacaacgacagtatgagctcgctgaaagaagagggcagccggtcgatcgtgtggaattgttccgggaaacacacgttcgagctgggacattcgtgtcgcaggccgccgaggatgcgcat aatcaaatgctggaactccaatcacagcctaccccagagggtagtcagccactctctgaggatgagatatgcgatcaggtgttgggtcgacgaccaggctactcaaaaggccttggttggggacccaagccgaaggcccgcagaacggcaagtgcaagcagttcgtcgacatcttgttcgcagtccacacaaaaagagattgaattacaagctaaacttcatgaagctttggaacggattgaagtacaagatagaaatcaccaagcattagcttcacaagtggaagctatgaaaaagatgattgaagacctaactcgtgcacaacagggaccaccacatgatccctag